A window of Apium graveolens cultivar Ventura chromosome 8, ASM990537v1, whole genome shotgun sequence contains these coding sequences:
- the LOC141680612 gene encoding uncharacterized protein LOC141680612, whose product MAWNIDVKTTTIANCFRHCKIRSEENDEQELGEINEGVEGLNEVISNLRYRNVMDVEHLLNYPNENDAVMESPTDEEIIESVMSTDEGTDPEPDDSNVIPSVSSKEAFQALTTLNNYLLQHEQNIPGVIFVLHKVKDEINFGFGGKKKQATIDSYFNKN is encoded by the coding sequence ATGGCTTGGAATATTGATGTGAAAACAACCACAATTGCAAATTGTTTTCGGCATTGCAAGATTCGTTcagaagaaaatgatgaacaaGAACTTGGAGAAATAAATGAAGGTGTCGAAGGATTAAATGAAGTTATCTCTAATTTACGATATAGGAATGTGATGGATGTCGAGCATCTCTTAAACTATCCAAACGAGAATGATGCGGTTATGGAATCACCTACGGATGAAGAAATCATTGAGTCGGTAATGAGCACTGATGAAGGGACTGATCCTGAACCCGACGATAGCAATGTCATCCCAAGCGTGTCATCAAAGGAAGCATTTCAAGCACTCACCACTTTGAACAATTACTTGTTACAACACGAGCAAAACATACCAGGAGTTATTTTTGTTTTACATAAAGTCAAGGACGAGATTAATTTTGGCTTTGGTGGAAAGAAGAAACAAGCTACAATAGattcatattttaataagaattaa
- the LOC141680613 gene encoding uncharacterized protein LOC141680613, whose protein sequence is MRLKQGESDSESEELKKFAKWVLDIGNDQISPPRVCNFPVTENQILIPSQFCDVQTKNTVDNMICSTYPNFAHKGHSTQYLSERAILTPTNQTVGHLNSLIVDKLPGESVSYFSVDAVEEFGGTDEDLNEAFPIEYLNSLNVAGMPPHDLKLKVGAVVMLMRNLNQTLGLCNGTRIIVTKCLRFCVECEVICGTFVGSKHSIPRMELSPSDTKMPFKLVRKQMPLQICYAMTINKSQGQSLKIIGLYLPKSVFTHRQYYVAISRVTSPTGLTIFVDDESGAATNITQNVVYKEVFYSLPEA, encoded by the coding sequence ATGCGCTTGAAACAAGGTGAGAGTGATAGTGAAAGTGAAGAGCTTAAAAAGTTTGCAAAATGGGTACTTGACATTGGTAATGACCAGATCAGTCCACCTCGAGTCTGTAATTTCCCAGTCACTGAAAATCAAATTTTGATTCCGTCTCAGTTCTGTGACGTACAAACTAAAAACACAGTTGATAACATGATTTGTAGCACGTATCCTAATTTTGCTCACAAAGGGCATAGTACACAGTACTTGAGCGAAAGAGCTATTTTGACCCCTACGAACCAGACTGTGGGCCACCTCAATTCGCTTATTGTTGACAAGCTCCCCGGAGAATCTGTGTCCTATTTTAGTGTTGATGCTGTAGAGGAATTTGGTGGGACAGATGAGGATCTGAATGAAGCCTTCCCAATAGAGTATTTGAACTCCTTAAATGTAGCTGGGATGCCACCTCATGATCTGAAACTGAAGGTTGGGGCTGTTGTTATGCTAATGCGTAATTTGAACCAAACCCTAGGTTTGTGTAATGGTACAAGGATAATTGTGACCAAATGCCTGAGATTCTGTGTGGAGTGTGAAGTAATCTGTGGTACGTTTGTTGGTTCGAAGCATTCCATTCCACGTATGGAGCTTTCTCCCTCAGATACAAAGATGCCATTCAAATTGGTACGGAAACAAATGCCTTTACAGATTTGCTATGCCATGACAATCAACAAATCTCAAGGTCAATCCCTGAAGATAATTGGGCTATACTTACCAAAGTCAGTGTTCACTCATAGACAGTACTATGTTGCTATTAGTCGAGTAACCTCACCCACTGGCCTCACTATAtttgttgatgatgagtctggtGCAGCTACAAATATCACCCAGAACGTTGTGTACAAAGAAGTTTTTTACAGCCTTCCAGAAGCTTAG
- the LOC141680614 gene encoding uncharacterized protein LOC141680614, with translation MGGEEGDKFFNLEDLNADYGRKYRRTKQLNRNKENVVIDSAVADRCALSSSTGKEYDHSTRVNRINGQRSYSVNQDEPITPVHPSNSMLTESTPNIVRLVGKRRKLGDLPRSDHLNEIAAKCSSPIVTPRSNSRVNYMNPLEGSQDKTPLSDVTNSGSASFSRNMLRETRSNINDVSLNGREPLNQKGKENYLGFGRELFADEIVSDDEEESNDFNEGPNVVAPLFLSDDSEGSDYETSDCESSDDADCLSWSLDGDDEDIVDGMNSDCNLMQSRRAPRRVVPEEYASLGGPTAICSKCHARMWKKERVNKNMTKGCPIFSLCCMKGAVRLPPIPPTPEYFPDLYNDKKRGPTFHRLIRLYNAIFAFTSTGGNIDHSINNGRVPYVNRLNVDNRLRWISVHDRESVDKEVVRGLITMLDETNQLVGEFRHQRDLYESDEIVKLQITLKVIRSESGRECHISSTDEVAGIMVGDTEEICGDRDIVVNEKGKGLVRVSYVHPKLMALQYPLFFPRGEDGFHPKIKFQKTADSSCKPRGFMSLKNYYSYTFQIRESDGTKMMEYVSGCIAPNCPDIISMVFRLKLDQLMVDIKDKKHFGVCIGVMYVVEFLKRGLPHVHMLIWLDADSKKTSSRMWIILYCARTTFDDSGFPMYMRRMINITVEIRKAEVDNQWVVPYNRDLLVKYQCHMNVEICCHARSFKYLFKYCLKGHDRTTVHVQRNRKRQANDTDEGGIDEINTYFDGRYLCGAESAYRIFGFPIHHRSISVERLQFHLSGDKNCTFRANEALGKVVARDKNKFSKLEAFFYLNSVDINARKYTYDEIPRFYVWNDGERKWTMRKRGFQIGKLCYVHHSTGEPWFLRLLLMKVHGATSFESLRTVNGVCYSTFRDACKEYGLHDDDKEWHEVLTQASAGGLPPQFYVLGEIDELLRSVGKSLKKFDQLPQSPRSYLNNGTNNLIIEETSYDTRKMEYETAKLLQDCTEEQRKIYDAWGLWKDILMENSYIYCATHKADTTNNMGRGAYAAQVAFECLDQSLKDIMKAVDPERYAMSFGGITVVLGGDFRQILPVITYGDRADIVAACITRSRLWSICQVFLLT, from the exons ATGGGTGGTGAAGAAGGTGACAAGTTCTTTAACCTGGAAGATTTGAATGCAGATTATGGTCGGAAGTACAGAAGAACGAAACAATTGAATCGTAACAAAGAGAATGTGGTTATCGACTCTGCTGTTGCTGATCGTTGTGCTTTATCTTCTTCCACAGGTAAGGAGTACGACCACAG CACCCGTGTTAACAGGATCAATGGCCAACGTTCATACTCCGTCAACCAAGACGAACCGATCACCCCTGTTCACCCCAGCAATA GTATGTTGACGGAATCCACGCCAAATATTGTTAGGTTGGTGGGAAAGAGGAGGAAACTTGGTGACTTGCCTAGGTCAGACCACTTGAATGAAATAGCTGCAA AATGTAGTAGTCCTATTGTTACTCCCCGATCAAATAGCAGAGTAAACTACATGAATCCTCTTGAAGGTAGTCAGGACAAAACTCCTTTATCAGATGTAACAAATTCAGGTAGCGCCTCATTTTCTAGAAATATGTTGAGAG AAACGCGATCAAACATTAATGATGTTTCCTTAAATGGACGTGAACCTTTGAACCAGAAAGGGAAGGAAAATTATCTTGGATTTGGTAGAGAATTATTCGCAGATGAGATTGTTAGTGATGATGAGGAAGAAAGTAATGACTTTAATGAAG GTCCGAATGTAGTTGCTCCTTTGTTTTTGTCTGATGATTCTGAAGGATCAGATTATGAAACAAGTGATTGTGAATCAAGTG atgatgcagattgtcttagTTGGTCGCTTGATGGTGATGATGAAGACATTGTTGATGGGATGAATTCAGATTGTAATTTGATGCAGAGCAGACGTGCACCGCGACGTGTCGTTCCCGAGGAGTATGCTTCTTTGGGTGGTCCTACTGCCATATGTTCGAAATGTCATGCTCGGATGTGGAAGAAAGAAAGGGTAAATAAAAATATGACTAAAGGCTGTCCTATATTTTCTCTTTGTTGCATGAAAGGTGCTGTGAGATTGCCTCCAATCCCTCCTACCCCTGAGTATTTTCCGGATTTATACAACGACAAGAAAAGAGGTCCTACTTTTCATAGATTGATACGGCTCTACAATGCAATTTTTGCCTTTACTTCTACCGGTGGTAACATAGATCATTCAATTAACAATGGAAGGGTGCCTTATGTAAACAGATTAAATG TTGATAATCGTCTTCGGTGGATTAGTGTTCATGATCGAGAAAGTGTTGATAAAGAGGTTGTACGAGGTCTTATAACAATGTTAGATGAAACAAATCAATTGGTTGGTGAGTTTAGGCATCAGCGTGATTTGTATGAAAGCGATGAAATAGTTAAGCTGCAGATTACACTCAAAGTTATCAGATCTGAGAGTGGAAGAGAATGCCATATTTCTAGCACTGATGAAGTTGCTGGCATTATGGTTGGTGACACTGAAGAAATATGTGGCGACCGTGATATAGTTGTTAATGAAAAAGGTAAAGGTTTAGTCCGTGTTTCTTATGTTCATCCGAAGTTGATGGCTTTACAGTACCCTTTATTCTTTCCACGTGGAGAAGATGGATTTCACCCAAAGATTAAATTTCAAAAGACTGCTGATAGTTCTTGCAAACCACGTGGCTTTATGTCTCTGAAGAACTATTACTCATATACTTTCCAAATTAGAGAGTCTGATGGTACg AAGATGATGGAGTATGTGTCTGGTTGCATTGCTCCAAACTGTCCTGACATCATATCAATGGTGTTTAGGCTAAAACTTGATCAGTTAATGGTAGATATTAAGGACAAAAAACACTTTGGTGTTTGTATTGGAG TTATGTATGTCGTCGAGTTTTTGAAAAGAGGCCTTCCACATGTACATATGTTAATATGGCTTGATGCTGATTCAAAAAAAACCTCAAGCAGAATGTGGATAATTTT GTACTGTGCTCGAACTACTTTTGATGACAGTGGCTTCCCGATGTATATGCGACGCATGATAAACATTACTGTTGAAATAAGGAAGGCTGAAGTGGACAACCAGTGGGTAGTACCATACAACCGGGATCTTTTAGTCAAGTATCAATGCCATATGAATGTGGAAATATGTTGTCATGCACGCAGTTTTAAGTATTTATTTAAATACTGTTTGAAAGGCCATGATCGTACTACGGTTCATGtccagagaaatagaaaaaggCAAGCGAATGACACTGATGAGGGGGGAATAGATGAGATAAATACATATTTTGATGGCAGATATTTATGCGGTGCTGAATCAGCCTATAGGATTTTTGGCTTCCCTATCCATCATAGAAGTATATCTGTTGAGAGACTTCAATTTCACTTATCAGGTGACAAAAACTGCACCTTCCGTGCCAATGAAGCGCTAGGAAAAGTTGTTGCCAGGGACAAGAACAAGTTCAGTAAACTGGAAGCCTTTTTTTATTTAAACTCTGTTGATATTAATGCACGGAAGTACACTTATGATGAAATTCCACGGTTTTATGTGTGGAATGATGGTGAGAGGAAATGGACCATGAGGAAGCGTGGGTTTCAAATAGGTAAATTATGTTATGTGCATCACAGTACGGGTGAGCCTTGGTTTCTTCGTTTATTGCTTATGAAGGTACATGGTGCCACCTCCTTTGAGTCTTTACGTACCGTTAATGGAGTATGTTACAGTACATTTCGCGATGCATGTAAAGAGTATGGTTTACATGACGATGATAAAGAATGGCATGAAGTGTTGACTCAAGCTTCTGCAGGTGGATTACCTCCCCAG TTCTATGTTTTAGGAG AAATAGATGAGTTGCTCCGGTCAGTTGGTAAATCCTTGAAGAAATTTGATCAGTTGCCTCAATCTCCTCGCAGCTATTTGAACAATGGAACAAACAATTTGATAATTGAAGAGACAAGCTATGACACCAGGAAGATGGAGTATGAAACTGCCAAGCTACTACAGGATTGTACAGAGGAGCAGAGGAAAATATATGATGCA TGGGGGTTGTGGAAAGACATTCTTATGGAGAACTCTTATAT ATATTGCGCAACTCATAAAGCAGACACAACTAATAATATGGGACGAGGCGCCTATGCAGCACAGGTAGCATTTGAATGCCTAGACCAATCGTTGAAGGATATCATGAAAGCTGTTGATCCAGAACGTTACGCCATGTCGTTTGGCGGTATTACCGTAGTTCTGGGTGGTGATTTCCGTCAAATCCTCCCAGTAATTACGTATGGAGATCgtgctgatattgtagctgcctGTATCACTAGGTCACGGCTGTGGTCCATTTGCCAAGTATTCTTGCTGACATAA